From Pedobacter aquae:
TGACTCCCCCGCACCCAATCAGTAGCTCTACCTCTGTTAAACTTTACCACCACGCTGTTCCTAAAAACATTTCGGGGAGTACGAGCTATTTCCCAGTTTGATTAGCCTTTCACCCCTACCCACAGATCATCCGGAAACTTTTCAACGTTTATCGGTTCGGTCCTCCAGTACCTGTTACGGCACCTTCAACCTGTCCATGGGTAGATCACAAGGTTTCGCGTCTACCCCCTCTGACTGTACGCCCTATTCAGACTCGCTTTCGCTTCGGCTCCGTGGCTTAACCACTTAACCTTGCCAGAGAGGAGTAACTCGTAGGCTCATTATGCAAAAGGCACGCCGTCACAGAACTTGTCTGCTCCGACCGCTTGTAAGCACACGGTTTCAGGTTCTATTTCACTCCGCTATTCGCGGTTCTTTTCACCTTTCCCTCACGGTACTAGTTCACTATCGGTCTCTCAGGAGTATTTAGCCTTACCAGATGGTGCTGGCAGTTTCCCACAAGGCGTCTCCGACCTCGCGGTACTCAGGATTCCACTATCTAATTATTACTTACGTCTACGCAGCTATCATGCGCTATGGCCAGGCTTCCCATCCTGTTCGACTTCATGCTAATCTTCATGTTGTGGTCCTACAACCCCAGTTATGCCGTAACATAACTGGTTTGGGCTCTTTCCCTTTCGCTCGCCACTACTCAGGAAATCATTATTATTTTCTCTTCCTCTGCTTACTTAGATGTTTCAGTTCGGCAGGTTTGCGCTATTGCAACTAGTCTTCAACTAGTTAGGTTGCCCCATTCGGAAATCTTCGGATTAATTCGTATGTGCCAATACCCGAAGCTTATCGCAGCTTATCACGTCCTTCATCGCCTCTGAGAGCCTAGGCATCCCCCGTGTGCTCTTATTTACTTTCTTTTTCTTGTATGATTACATACAAGCGTAGATGTCTCTACCTGTTGTCTTCTCTTTCAATAACTTCTTCCAATATGTCAAAGAACTTTTTTAAGCTGTAGTTTACATTGCGTATGCTACTTTTACTTAAACGTGGAGAATAACGGATTCGAACCGTTGACCCCCTGCGTGCAAGGCAGGTGCTCTAGCCAGCTGAGCTAATCCCCCTTTAAAGATGTTTTTTGAGTTATCGTCTTTACAGTTATTTAAAGTCTATTACATAGACTCTTATCTTAACTCTTTAACTTCTCTCTTGTAGTCTCGAGCAGATTTGAACTGCTGACCCCTACATTATCAGTGTAGTGCTCTAACCAACTGAGCTACGAGACTTTCTATCCCCTTACCTCATCGGTAGAACCACCGATTCTCATCTCTTCAGGTTCATTTCCTTTTATAAAAAAATATACATATAACGTAACAACTTAAAAACCTTTCGACTTCTCTAGAAAGGAGGTATTCCAGCCGCACCTTCCGGTACGGCTACCTTGTTACGACTTAGCCCCAGTTATCGGTTTTACCCTAGGCCGCTCCTTACGGTTACGGACTTTAGGCACCCCCAACTTCCATGGCTTGACGGGCGGTGTGTACAAGGCCCGGGAACGTATTCACCGCGTCATTGCTGATACGCGATTACTAGCGAATCCAACTTCACGGGGTCGAGTTGCAGACCCCGATCCGAACTGTGAATGGCTTTTTGAGATTGGCATCTTATCGCTAAGTAGCTGCCCTCTGTACCATCCATTGTAGCACGTGTGTAGCCCCGGACGTAAGGGCCATGATGACTTGACGTCGTCCCATCCTTCCTCTCTGTTTGCACAGGCAGTCTGTTTAGAGTCCCCACCATTATGTGCTGGCAACTAAACATAGGGGTTGCGCTCGTTGCGGGACTTAACCCAACACCTCACGGCACGAGCTGACGACAGCCATGCAGCACCTAGTTTCGTGTGGTAAACCACTGAATCATCTCTGATTCATTCACTAACTTTCAAGCCCGGGTAAGGTTCCTCGCGTATCATCGAATTAAACCACATGCTCCTCCGCTTGTGCGGGCCCCCGTCAATTCCTTTGAGTTTCACCCTTGCGGGCGTACTCCCCAGGTGGATAACTTAACGCTTTCGCTTGGACGCTGACTGTATATCGCCAACATCGAGTTATCATCGTTTAGGGCGTGGACTACCAGGGTATCTAATCCTGTTTGATCCCCACGCTTTCGAGCCTCAGCGTCAATTAAACCTTAGTAAGCTGCCTTCGCAATTGGTGTTCTGTGACATATCTATGCATTTCACCGCTACTTGTCACATTCCGCCTACCTCAAGTTTATTCAAGCCACTCAGTATCAAAGGCAAGCTTACAGTTGAGCTGCAAGTTTTCACCTCTGACTTAAATGGCCGCCTACGCTCCCTTTAAACCCAATAAATCCGGATAACGCTTGGATCCTCCGTATTACCGCGGCTGCTGGCACGGAGTTAGCCGATCCTTATTCTTACGGTACATTCAGCTCGATTCACGAATCAAGGTTTATTCCCGTATAAAAGCAGTTTACAACCCATAGGGCCGTCTTCCTGCACGCGGCATGGCTGGTTCAGAGTTGCCTCCATTGACCAATATTCCTTACTGCTGCCTCCCGTAGGAGTCTGGTCCGTGTCTCAGTACCAGTGTGGGGGGTCATCCTCTCAGATCCCCTAGTCATCGTCGCCTTGGTAAGCCGTTACCTTACCAACTAGCTAATGACACGCATGCCCATCCTCATCCTATGAATATTTGAACATTGTACGATGCCGTACTATGTTTTTATGCGGTGTTAATCCGAATTTCTCCGGGCTATCCCCCTGATGAAGGTAGGTTGCATACGCGTTACGCACCCGTTCGCCACTCTCATGAGGAGCAAGCTCCCCAATCCCGTTCGACTTGCATGTATTAGGCCTGCCGCTAGCGTTCATCCTGAGCCAGGATCAAACTCTCCATTGTATAATGTTGTTTGATACTAACTTTCGTTAATATTTGTTTTCTTCCGTCTCTAGGTTACTGATCTCTCAGTGTCGCTACGTTATATGATATCTTTTTAAAGAACTTTTGCGCCTCACCATCTCGGATCAGCTTTTATTGCTATCTCGATAATTACTTATCTACTTAGTATTTCTATTTTGTCTTGTCTTAAAATTACAATCGCTGTAACTCTTTCCCCCTTTCGGGGGCTGCAAAGGTAATCATCCAACTCCTAATATCCAAATGTTTTTGAAAATAATTTTTAACCCCTTCTTTTCTTCATCTCTCTCATTATTCCCTCTAACTTATGTCAACCTTTTCCCCCTTGCGGGCTGCAAAGGTGCATATCTTTTTCTTCTCTCACAAATACTTTATACCCTTTTTTATCCAAATCATCATAACTCACTGTATATCTTATCGAAAAAGTTTAATTTTCTTTTTTTTAAGCTATGGATGGGAAATATATGAAACGCTTAAGGCCTAATAGCGCTGACTTATACTATTATTATAGTGTTAAATTCTGTTAAAGGCTAATATGAGGCTTATTATTAGTCTTATATTAGTAGCTATTAAAAAATTGACTTGTATTATTTATTAAACTATCTTTGCAGCATGTTAAAAAATAAAGGCTTAGCATTATTCGGATTCATATTATTATTTGTAGGATTAAGCCTCAGTAGTTGTAAAAGCAAATTTGAAAAGCTTAGAACTAGCAATGATGTTGCTAAGAAGTACCAAGAAGCTATTAAACTTTACAATAAGAAAGATTATACTAAAGCATTAACTTTATTTGATGATTTAGTACAAAGATATAGAGGGAGGTCTGAAGCTGAAGACTTATATTACTATTACGCTTATACTAATTATCAACTGAAGGATTATTTATCGGCTAGATATCACTTTAAAACTTTTGCCGATACTTACCCTAGTAGTCCTAAAGCCGAAGAGTGTAGGTTTATGACTGCTTATTGCTATTATATAGATTCCCCTAATTTCTCATTAGATCAGGATAATACCTATAAAGCTATAGAATCATTGCAATTATTTATTAATATATACCCGAGAAGTGAAAGAGTGGCCGAGGCTAGTAAATTAATTTTAGACTTACGTGATAAATTGGAGCGTAAATCTTATGCTAATGCAAAGCTATTTTTGGATATTGGAGATTACCAAGCGGCAGTGATTGCATTTAGAAATTCTATGAAAGATTTTCCTGACACGAAATTTGCTGAGGAAATGGAATATTTAATTATAGAAGCTCAATATCTTTACGCGAAAAATAGTAGAGAAATTAAGCAAGAAGATAGATATAATGAAGCTTTAGTTGAATACGAAAGATTTACGGAAAAGTATCCTAGTAGCACTTATACGGAAAAAGCAAAAAAGCTTAAGGAAGATATAGTAAAAGGAATAGCATTAACAAAAGAAATATTAGCTACATATTCAGAGAATAAAAAAGTAGAAAAAGAAGATGAACAACAACAATAACAATAAACCTACGGTTTCTGGTACAACTGTAACAAGAGATTTAAGACAATTAGATATTGAAACTGAAAATATTTATGAGTCTTTAGTAGTAATTAGTAAAAGAGCTAATCAAATTGGAGCCAACTTAAAAGAAGAGCTTCACGGTAAATTAGCTGAGTTTGCAAGCTCTAACGACAATTTAGAGGAAGTATTTGAAAACAGAGAGCAGATTGAAATCTCTAAGCACTATGAAAGAATGCCAAAAGCTTCTTTAATTGCTATTGATGAATTTATTCATGGTAAAGTTTACCACAGAAATCCTTCTAAAGAACAAAAATAATTTGTTTTATATTTGGCTTTAGAGGCTGAGCGTTTTAGCAAAAAGCCTAAATAATTAACTCTTAAATTATTTGAGAGAAATTTTAAGACTTTTTGAAGATGCTTGAAGGAAAAAATATATTACTTGGCGTTTGTGGCAGTATAGCAAGTTACAAATCGGCAGAATTAACTAGATTACTTGTTAAAGCTGGCGCAAACGTCAAAATAATAATGACCAAGGATGCTAAAGCATTCATTACTCCTTTAACCTTATCTACCCTATCAAAAAATCAAGTATTTTCAGAATATTATCAGGCCGATACGGGCCAATGGAATAACCATGTGGAATTGGCTTTGTGGGCAGATTTAATATTAATTGCCCCTATCACTGCTAATACTTTAGCTAAATTTGCTTCTGGAGGATGTGACAACTTGTTAAGCGCATGCTACCTATCGGCAAAATGTCCTGTTATGTTTGCCCCGGCGATGGATTTAGATATGTGGCAGCACCCATCGACAAAAAAAATATCCAAACTTTATTAAATTACGGCAATATCTTGATTAAGCCAGGTAAAGGAGAGCTAGCCAGCGGACTACATGGAGAAGGTAGAATGGAAGAGCCGGAAACTATATATCAACAGGTCATTCATCATTTTGAGTTTGAACAACTATTGAAGGGTAAACATGTTTTAGTAACGGCTGGACCAACTTTTGAACCGATAGACCCGGTTAGGTTTATTGGTAATCATTCATCTGGAAAAATGGGCTTTGCTATTGCTGAGCTATGTGCGAAACTTGGTGCTCATGTAAACTTGATAAGTGGACCAGTAGCTTTGGATGTTCATCATCTGAATATTAAAAGGACTAATGTAACTACCGCAGAAGACATGTTAAATGCTGTTAATCTTACTTTTGCTGATTGTGATGTTTGTATTATGAGTGCAGCAGTTGCAGATTACACTCCGATAGAAAAGGCTGAACAAAAAATAAAAAAAAGTGATACCGAATTTAATATCACCCTAAAGAAAACAACTGATATTCTTCAATATTTAGGCTCCATCAAAAAAATCAAATCTTAGTTGGTTTTGCTTTAGAGACTGAAAAAGAAGAAGAGCATGCTGAGATTAAACTACAAAAGAAAAATCTTGACTTCATTGTTCTTAATTCCTTAAATGATGCAGGAGCGGGATTTAGAGGTGATTTAAATAAAATAACAATCATCAAAAAAGGTGGCGAAAAAACTAAGTATGATTTAAAATCAAAATCTGAAGTTGCAATGGACATCATCAATACATTAATAAAATTTTTATGAAGCATTACCTTTTAAGCTTGCTTTTTTGCATCATATCATACGTATCTTATGCTCAAGATTTAAATGCCAGGGTACAAATATTATCTCCACAAATTCAAAACACTAATAAAAGACCATTAGAAGTATTAGAAACAGCTATGTCTGATTTTTTGAATAATAGAAAATGGTCTACTGATGAACTTTTAGCTACCGAAAAAATAGACTGTAATTTTGTCATCAACCTTAAAGAATGGGATGGTTCTAGTAATTTTAAGGCTGAAGCACAAATTATTAGTAGTAGACCTGTATTTAATAGTTCATACAATACTACACTTTTAAGTATAAATGATAGAGATTTTGACTTTTCTTATTCTGAAGGGCAGCCTTTAGACTTTTCTGAC
This genomic window contains:
- a CDS encoding outer membrane protein assembly factor BamD — its product is MLKNKGLALFGFILLFVGLSLSSCKSKFEKLRTSNDVAKKYQEAIKLYNKKDYTKALTLFDDLVQRYRGRSEAEDLYYYYAYTNYQLKDYLSARYHFKTFADTYPSSPKAEECRFMTAYCYYIDSPNFSLDQDNTYKAIESLQLFINIYPRSERVAEASKLILDLRDKLERKSYANAKLFLDIGDYQAAVIAFRNSMKDFPDTKFAEEMEYLIIEAQYLYAKNSREIKQEDRYNEALVEYERFTEKYPSSTYTEKAKKLKEDIVKGIALTKEILATYSENKKVEKEDEQQQ
- a CDS encoding DNA-directed RNA polymerase subunit omega, coding for MNNNNNNKPTVSGTTVTRDLRQLDIETENIYESLVVISKRANQIGANLKEELHGKLAEFASSNDNLEEVFENREQIEISKHYERMPKASLIAIDEFIHGKVYHRNPSKEQK
- a CDS encoding flavoprotein, with the protein product MLEGKNILLGVCGSIASYKSAELTRLLVKAGANVKIIMTKDAKAFITPLTLSTLSKNQVFSEYYQADTGQWNNHVELALWADLILIAPITANTLAKFASGGCDNLLSACYLSAKCPVMFAPAMDLDMWQHPSTKKISKLY